One Sodalis praecaptivus DNA segment encodes these proteins:
- the ubiB gene encoding ubiquinone biosynthesis regulatory protein kinase UbiB, whose protein sequence is MIFGEIRRLYLIIRVMLSYGLDELIPKTRLTLPLRLGRNLLFWMPNNHGQRMLGERLRLALQELGPVWIKFGQMLSTRRDLFPPAIADQLAMLQDRVQPFDGALARAHIERSMGQPLENWFDDFQQEPLASASIAQVHTARLKNGKEVVIKVIRPDILPMIKADMRLMYRLASWVPHLLPDGRRLRPVEVVLEYEKTLLDELNLLREAANAIQLRRNFEGSPMLYIPEVYPDYCSETMMVMERIYGVPVNDVAALEKQGTNMKLLAERGVQVFFTQVFRDSFFHGDMHPGNIFVSFEHPENPQYIGIDCGIVGSLNKEDKRYLAENFIAFFNRDYRKVAELHVDSGWVPPDTNVEDFEFAIRTVCEPIFEKPLAEISFGHVLLNLFNTARRFNMEVQPQLVLLQKTLLYIEGVGRQLYPQLDLWKTAKPFLEEWIKDQVGLPAILRALKEKAPYWAEKLPELPELVYDGFKQHRLLQKSVDRLSVEMRVHHVRQSQSRFLFGIGATLLLSGTFLMTQSADEGSLPAWLMAAGIVSWIIGWRRTA, encoded by the coding sequence ATGATATTCGGGGAGATCCGCCGCCTCTATCTGATTATTCGCGTCATGCTCAGCTACGGACTGGATGAGCTTATCCCGAAAACGCGGTTGACGCTGCCGCTGCGGCTGGGACGCAATTTGCTGTTTTGGATGCCGAACAACCATGGGCAGCGCATGCTGGGCGAACGTTTGCGCCTGGCGTTGCAAGAGCTGGGACCGGTATGGATTAAGTTCGGCCAAATGCTCTCGACCCGCCGCGATCTGTTCCCGCCGGCCATCGCCGATCAATTGGCGATGCTGCAAGATAGGGTGCAGCCTTTTGACGGTGCCCTCGCGCGCGCGCATATCGAACGCTCGATGGGGCAGCCGCTGGAAAACTGGTTCGACGATTTCCAGCAGGAGCCGCTGGCTTCCGCCTCCATCGCGCAAGTGCATACCGCCCGGCTGAAAAACGGCAAAGAGGTGGTTATCAAGGTGATCCGCCCGGATATTTTACCGATGATCAAGGCCGATATGCGGCTGATGTACCGGCTGGCCAGCTGGGTGCCGCATTTGCTACCGGACGGTCGGCGGTTGCGGCCGGTGGAGGTCGTGCTGGAGTATGAAAAAACCCTGCTCGATGAGCTCAATCTGCTGCGCGAGGCGGCCAACGCCATCCAGCTGCGACGAAATTTCGAGGGTAGCCCGATGCTCTATATTCCGGAGGTCTATCCGGATTATTGCAGCGAAACCATGATGGTGATGGAGCGCATCTATGGCGTGCCGGTCAACGATGTGGCCGCGCTGGAGAAGCAGGGCACCAACATGAAGCTGCTGGCGGAGCGCGGGGTACAGGTCTTTTTTACCCAGGTTTTTCGTGATAGTTTTTTCCATGGCGATATGCATCCGGGCAACATTTTCGTCAGTTTTGAACACCCGGAGAATCCCCAATATATCGGTATCGACTGCGGCATCGTCGGGTCGCTGAACAAAGAAGATAAGCGCTATTTGGCGGAAAATTTTATCGCCTTTTTCAACCGCGATTATCGCAAGGTGGCGGAGCTGCACGTGGATTCCGGCTGGGTGCCGCCGGATACCAATGTCGAAGATTTCGAGTTTGCTATTCGTACCGTCTGCGAGCCTATTTTTGAAAAGCCGCTGGCGGAGATTTCATTTGGTCACGTGCTGCTGAATCTGTTTAACACCGCGCGTCGCTTTAATATGGAAGTGCAACCGCAGCTGGTTTTGCTGCAAAAAACGCTACTGTATATTGAAGGCGTCGGGCGACAGCTTTATCCCCAGTTGGATTTGTGGAAAACGGCCAAGCCCTTTCTGGAAGAGTGGATCAAGGATCAGGTTGGTCTGCCGGCTATTCTGCGCGCGCTGAAGGAGAAGGCGCCCTATTGGGCGGAGAAATTGCCCGAATTGCCCGAACTCGTCTATGACGGTTTCAAGCAACATCGCCTGTTGCAGAAAAGTGTCGATCGCCTGTCGGTGGAAATGCGGGTTCATCATGTGCGACAAAGCCAATCCCGTTTTTTGTTTGGCATTGGCGCCACGCTGCTGCTCAGCGGCACGTTTTTAATGACGCAAAGCGCTGACGAAGGCTCTCTGCCGGCCTGGCTTATGGCCGCCGGTATCGTCAGTTGGATTATCGGCTGGAGACGCACCGCGTAG